From Coffea arabica cultivar ET-39 chromosome 2e, Coffea Arabica ET-39 HiFi, whole genome shotgun sequence, the proteins below share one genomic window:
- the LOC113731742 gene encoding uncharacterized protein: MGSEFELVEERLKTFLGRLQTEFAILDRIVYKNKNQHRRCSYFQYLLKVRRDLRLLQSAKLEEILNSCFLVIHGKRPKQKLQLLESLKRRRCDGGKYNFLERLLGVARLLSKMVEPLLKAAVDISKLLAQSFFMGFSLTILSLLARLRVLIQQILLDVVCVYGSVSSLSRKEQAIKITEEGFEVFREYYPIKEQFISLECIWQTDKYILVEKMNESESKTQGKDGREDVSQGASPVQYQSIEVLLGDYETGKAYPEAAVEGPDGMTKDNGSLADPVSQSNEEKHLRDGSSSAGPTANSNMALEGGLLTTSSSSPHSNPLKRKAGKEKVAFMSVRAPSPSTSNKLDSGFKLTDKVDEQKEDPFFSLLTGGNKNTSVF, from the exons ATGGGTTCGGAATTTGAATTAGTTGAGGAGAGATTGAAGACTTTTTTGGGTCGGCTGCAGACAGAATTTGCAATTCTCGATAGAATTGTCTACAAAAATAAGAATCAGCATCGAAGGTGCTCTTATTTTCAGTACCTGCTTAAg GTTAGAAGGGATTTGAGGCTTCTGCAATCAGCAAAGTTGGAGGAAATCTTGAATTCCTGCTTTCTGGTAATCCATGGCAAAAGGCCTAAACAAAAACTGCAGCTTTTGGAAAG TTTGAAGCGGAGAAGGTGTGATGGTGGCAAATATAACTTTTTGGAAAGGCTTCTTGGAGTTGCACGTTTACTATCAAAG ATGGTTGAGCCACTGTTGAAGGCAGCTGT AGATATATCTAAACTGCTTGCTCAATCATTCTTCATGGGATTTTCACTGACCATTTTGTCACTGCTTGCACGCCTTCGAGTCTTGATTCAACAA ATACTCCTTGATGTTGTTTGTGTATACGGCTCCGTTTCTTCACTATCTCGAAAGGAGCAGGCTATTAAAATTACTGAAGAAGGTTTCGAG GTATTTAGGGAATATTATCCTATAAAGGAGCAATTTATCTCCTTAGAATGCATTTGGCAGACAGATAAGTATATATTAgttgaaaaaatgaatgaaagtgAATCCAAAACGCAAGGAAAGGATGGCAGGGAAGATGTTTCCCAAGGGGCATCTCCAGTGCAGTATCAGAGCATTGAGGTTTTGCTTGGAG ATTACGAAACCGGCAAGGCATATCCTGAAGCTGCTGTAGAAGGTCCTGATGGCATGACCAAGGACAATGGTTCATTAGCTGATCCTGTTTCACAAAGTAATGAAGAGAAGCATCTAAGAGATGGTTCTTCTAGTGCAGGACCAACTGCAAACAGTAATATGGCTCTAGAAGGTGGCCTGCTCACAACTTCAAGCTCATCTCCACATTCGAATCCTTTAAAACGCAAGGCTGGGAAGGAAAAAGTTGCCTTCATGTCCGTGCGAGCTCCTTCACCATCAACATCAAACAAACTTGATTCTGGTTTCAAACTGACGGACAAAGTTGATGAACAGAAAGAAGATCCTTTCTTCAGTCTGCTTACTGGTGGAAATAAGAACACGAGTGTATTTTAG
- the LOC113731741 gene encoding uncharacterized protein isoform X2 translates to MGGGAMSPAVSGQGGAAAYCSSTVAKPSTAVTTTNIESLNSVSAISSQEPFNNNPSTGISCMHHENVGSPVDGTSGTEYGAAAGKCCSGCVFGPAPSRLEVEKAMTDLQRFLHGEEAKSNFRWLQPIVYPSDSRMLQSPGYRRIQDAFGMLQREPSVQNLVASISCDKAVWDAILNNRAVQDLGGSISAEQRTQASSEQADIASLIFKWILEFTISKIMDVVEKIGLMMAELFIPGDKEKPTSELTDLVEEKIRSSLLLSVVILLIVVVTRNNGA, encoded by the exons atGGGAGGGGGAGCCATGTCCCCAGCGGTCTCTGGACAAGGTGGAGCAGCTGCTTATTGTTCATCCACCGTAGCTAAGCCATCAACAGCCGTTACAACCACCAATATTGAGTCACTTAATTCAGTCTCTGCCATTTCCAGTCAAGAACCCTTCAATAATAATCCATCAACAGGGATAAGCTGTATGCACCATGAAAACGTGGGTTCTCCAGTGGATGGTACAAGTGGAACAGAATATGGTGCTGCAGCAGGAAAGTGTTGTTCTGGCTGTGTTTTTGGGCCTGCACCATCAAGATTGGAGGTAGAAAAGGCCATGACTGACTTACAGAG GTTTCTGCATGGTGAAGAAGCTAAATCTAACTTCCGCTGGCTTCAACCAATAGTTTATCCTAGCGACTCAAGGATGCTGCAATCTCCTGGATATAGAAGAATCCAAGATGCTTTTGGTATGCTTCAAAGAGAGCCATCAGTTCAG AACCTGGTGGCCTCGATCTCCTGCGACAAAGCTGTTTGGGACGCCATCTTGAACAACAGGGCAGTTCAGGATCTCGGGGGCTCAATCTCTGCAG AACAAAGGACGCAGGCATCTAGTGAACAAGCAGACATAGCGAGCCTCATCTTTAAGTGGATTTTGGAATTTACCATATCAAAGATTATGGATGTGGTTGAGAAAATTGGATTGATGATGGCTGAATTATTTATACCCGGTGACAAGGAAAAACCAACCTCAGAACTCACTGATCTTGTCGAAGAAAAGATTAGATCTTCGTTGCTTCTTTCGGTTGTTATTCTTTTGATTGTGGTTGTCACCCGAAACAATGGCGCCTGA
- the LOC113731741 gene encoding uncharacterized protein isoform X4, with amino-acid sequence MGGGAMSPAVSGQGGAAAYCSSTVAKPSTAVTTTNIESLNSVSAISSQEPFNNNPSTGISCMHHENVGSPVDGTSGTEYGAAAGKCCSGCVFGPAPSRLEVEKAMTDLQRFLHGEEAKSNFRWLQPIVYPSDSRMLQSPGYRRIQDAFGMLQREPSVQNLVASISCDKAVWDAILNNRAVQDLGGSISADYLDIIIVFVCFVSTYTCNKIISGTQSFHSC; translated from the exons atGGGAGGGGGAGCCATGTCCCCAGCGGTCTCTGGACAAGGTGGAGCAGCTGCTTATTGTTCATCCACCGTAGCTAAGCCATCAACAGCCGTTACAACCACCAATATTGAGTCACTTAATTCAGTCTCTGCCATTTCCAGTCAAGAACCCTTCAATAATAATCCATCAACAGGGATAAGCTGTATGCACCATGAAAACGTGGGTTCTCCAGTGGATGGTACAAGTGGAACAGAATATGGTGCTGCAGCAGGAAAGTGTTGTTCTGGCTGTGTTTTTGGGCCTGCACCATCAAGATTGGAGGTAGAAAAGGCCATGACTGACTTACAGAG GTTTCTGCATGGTGAAGAAGCTAAATCTAACTTCCGCTGGCTTCAACCAATAGTTTATCCTAGCGACTCAAGGATGCTGCAATCTCCTGGATATAGAAGAATCCAAGATGCTTTTGGTATGCTTCAAAGAGAGCCATCAGTTCAG AACCTGGTGGCCTCGATCTCCTGCGACAAAGCTGTTTGGGACGCCATCTTGAACAACAGGGCAGTTCAGGATCTCGGGGGCTCAATCTCTGCAG ATTATCTGGATATCATTATCGTGTTTGTATGCTTTGTCTCAACATACACATGCAACAAAATAATCTCGGGAACTCAAAGCTTCCATAGCTGCTAG
- the LOC113731741 gene encoding uncharacterized protein isoform X1 produces the protein MGGGAMSPAVSGQGGAAAYCSSTVAKPSTAVTTTNIESLNSVSAISSQEPFNNNPSTGISCMHHENVGSPVDGTSGTEYGAAAGKCCSGCVFGPAPSRLEVEKAMTDLQRFLHGEEAKSNFRWLQPIVYPSDSRMLQSPGYRRIQDAFGMLQREPSVQVKQCICSCRLFLSLKGAYLKLQNLVASISCDKAVWDAILNNRAVQDLGGSISAEQRTQASSEQADIASLIFKWILEFTISKIMDVVEKIGLMMAELFIPGDKEKPTSELTDLVEEKIRSSLLLSVVILLIVVVTRNNGA, from the exons atGGGAGGGGGAGCCATGTCCCCAGCGGTCTCTGGACAAGGTGGAGCAGCTGCTTATTGTTCATCCACCGTAGCTAAGCCATCAACAGCCGTTACAACCACCAATATTGAGTCACTTAATTCAGTCTCTGCCATTTCCAGTCAAGAACCCTTCAATAATAATCCATCAACAGGGATAAGCTGTATGCACCATGAAAACGTGGGTTCTCCAGTGGATGGTACAAGTGGAACAGAATATGGTGCTGCAGCAGGAAAGTGTTGTTCTGGCTGTGTTTTTGGGCCTGCACCATCAAGATTGGAGGTAGAAAAGGCCATGACTGACTTACAGAG GTTTCTGCATGGTGAAGAAGCTAAATCTAACTTCCGCTGGCTTCAACCAATAGTTTATCCTAGCGACTCAAGGATGCTGCAATCTCCTGGATATAGAAGAATCCAAGATGCTTTTGGTATGCTTCAAAGAGAGCCATCAGTTCAGGTGAAACAATGCATATGCAGTTGTCGTCTGT TTCTGTCTCTAAAAGGTGCGTACTTAAAATTGCAGAACCTGGTGGCCTCGATCTCCTGCGACAAAGCTGTTTGGGACGCCATCTTGAACAACAGGGCAGTTCAGGATCTCGGGGGCTCAATCTCTGCAG AACAAAGGACGCAGGCATCTAGTGAACAAGCAGACATAGCGAGCCTCATCTTTAAGTGGATTTTGGAATTTACCATATCAAAGATTATGGATGTGGTTGAGAAAATTGGATTGATGATGGCTGAATTATTTATACCCGGTGACAAGGAAAAACCAACCTCAGAACTCACTGATCTTGTCGAAGAAAAGATTAGATCTTCGTTGCTTCTTTCGGTTGTTATTCTTTTGATTGTGGTTGTCACCCGAAACAATGGCGCCTGA
- the LOC113731741 gene encoding uncharacterized protein isoform X3 — protein MGGGAMSPAVSGQGGAAAYCSSTVAKPSTAVTTTNIESLNSVSAISSQEPFNNNPSTGISCMHHENVGSPVDGTSGTEYGAAAGKCCSGCVFGPAPSRLEVEKAMTDLQRFLHGEEAKSNFRWLQPIVYPSDSRMLQSPGYRRIQDAFGMLQREPSVQVKQCICSCRLFLSLKGAYLKLQNLVASISCDKAVWDAILNNRAVQDLGGSISADYLDIIIVFVCFVSTYTCNKIISGTQSFHSC, from the exons atGGGAGGGGGAGCCATGTCCCCAGCGGTCTCTGGACAAGGTGGAGCAGCTGCTTATTGTTCATCCACCGTAGCTAAGCCATCAACAGCCGTTACAACCACCAATATTGAGTCACTTAATTCAGTCTCTGCCATTTCCAGTCAAGAACCCTTCAATAATAATCCATCAACAGGGATAAGCTGTATGCACCATGAAAACGTGGGTTCTCCAGTGGATGGTACAAGTGGAACAGAATATGGTGCTGCAGCAGGAAAGTGTTGTTCTGGCTGTGTTTTTGGGCCTGCACCATCAAGATTGGAGGTAGAAAAGGCCATGACTGACTTACAGAG GTTTCTGCATGGTGAAGAAGCTAAATCTAACTTCCGCTGGCTTCAACCAATAGTTTATCCTAGCGACTCAAGGATGCTGCAATCTCCTGGATATAGAAGAATCCAAGATGCTTTTGGTATGCTTCAAAGAGAGCCATCAGTTCAGGTGAAACAATGCATATGCAGTTGTCGTCTGT TTCTGTCTCTAAAAGGTGCGTACTTAAAATTGCAGAACCTGGTGGCCTCGATCTCCTGCGACAAAGCTGTTTGGGACGCCATCTTGAACAACAGGGCAGTTCAGGATCTCGGGGGCTCAATCTCTGCAG ATTATCTGGATATCATTATCGTGTTTGTATGCTTTGTCTCAACATACACATGCAACAAAATAATCTCGGGAACTCAAAGCTTCCATAGCTGCTAG
- the LOC113731739 gene encoding uncharacterized protein has protein sequence MAGTGFSASSLFSSSSSSSSPFFSSSAPSPPFSFSTNPTASSTPTTAFSSSPFSFTNPSSTSTTTSSPAPYTFPFGFGNSTGVPGSGFPSSTSVTSSPAPSTSPLGLGGNSASSAPSTTPFGFGNSSAASSSGFTSGLFGSSSTASTTSSTNSPLFGVTPSVSAAASSSPFGTPSASSSAQSQSQTSIFGSDSSQASVFGSSPLSSGSSAFGSFATQPGSGLLGAASTSSPAFSSTTFGASTSPFGSSSSSPVASVAPTASSSASSVPSFAFPAATSASIFASSASGFSSAATAATGLASSASAFTFPATSAVSSTSPATGFSFPATSASGFSFPAGVSFRTASSSPAAAVSTPFQSSSASAFSFPKGTGSSATPSLTSSSAAASAAVSSSGGFSFGTSGFQPSASTSASIFSTPASKSGFGTASTTTLFSTVTTTTSASMTAATTTTAAVSTSLTGSGLSFPVLSPAASSAATTAFTSGSAAASSSGGFTGFSASTSIGSGTTSGSFSLSTKTPATGTSSQQHTISTAAATSFGLPASTSTAAATTSTSSAPQASALVVASSSGTTSTATAGLAAKPKLPSEITGKSVEEIIKEWNTELQERTRKFQKQASAIAEWDKRILQNRDILVRLETEVAKVVETQANLERHLELIETHQEEVDKSLLSMEEEAERIYKDERALLLDDEAASTRDAMYEQAEFIERELEQMTEQIKGIITTLNRSQGGELEVTDGMSPLDVVVRILNNQLSSLMWIDEKAEEFSSRVQKIASQGPAVDRQMMGPKLWLT, from the exons ATGGCTGGGACCGGCTTTTCCGCCTCTTCATtattctcttcctcttcctcttcctcttcgcCCTTCTTCTCTTCCTCCGCGCCTTCCCCTCCCTTCTCCTTCTCCACAAACCCTACCGCTTCTTCCACCCCCACAACAGCCTTCTCGTCTTCACCATTCTCATTCACTAACCCTAGCTCCACTTCAACGACGACTTCGTCTCCTGCTCCCTACACCTTTCCTTTTGGCTTTGGGAATTCGACCGGAGTACCGGGTTCTGGTTTTCCTAGCTCCACTTCAGTGACGTCATCTCCTGCTCCCTCCACCTCTCCCTTAGGCTTGGGCGGGAATTCCGCTTCCTCTGCCCCTTCCACCACTCCATTTGGCTTCGGGAATTCGTCCGCGGCATCCAGTTCTGGTTTCACCTCGGGGCTTTTCGGATCAAGTTCTACTGCTTCAACTACAAGCTCTACTAATTCCCCACTTTTTGGAGTGACGCCGTCTGTATCAGCCGCGGCCTCCTCATCTCCGTTCGGAACTCCCTCCGCGTCAAGCTCGGCCCAGTCACAATCACAAACTAGCATTTTCGGGTCGGATTCAAGCCAGGCAAGCGTATTCGGTTCTTCACCTTTGTCATCCGGCTCAAGCGCATTTGGGTCCTTCGCCACGCAACCTGGTTCAGGCCTGTTGGGAGCCGCCTCTACTAGTTCACCTGCGTTCTCTTCTACTACTTTTGGTGCTTCCACTTCGCCATTCGGGTCATCTTCATCTTCCCCCGTCGCCTCCGTTGCACCAACTGCATCCTCCTCAGCTTCCTCCGTACCGTCATTTGCATTTCCCGCGGCCACATCAGCGTCCATTTTCGCTTCATCAGCATCCGGCTTTAGCTCTGCGGCCACAGCAGCCACAGGTCTGGCTTCATCAGCGTCTGCATTCACCTTTCCAGCCACATCAGCTGTGAGTTCCACTTCACCAGCCACTGGATTTTCGTTTCCAGCCACATCAGCAAGTGGATTCTCTTTTCCTGCGGGAGTAAGCTTTCGTactgcttcttcttctcctgCTGCTGCGGTATCTACTCCATTCCAGTCTTCTTCAGCATCTGCATTTTCATTCCCTAAAGGCACCGGAAGCTCAGCAACGCCATCACTGACATCGTCATCAGCAGCAGCATCTGCAGCTGTCTCGTCCTCAGGGGGTTTTTCATTTGGGACTTCTGGATTTCAACCCTCTGCGTCCACATCAGCATCTATTTTTTCTACTCCGGCTTCCAAGTCTGGTTTTGGAACTGCTTCTACCACGACCTTGTTTTCAACAGTTACTACCACCACCAGCGCCTCAATGACTGCGGCAACAACTACAACTGCTGCTGTCAGTACTAGTTTAACTGGGTCTGGTCTAAGTTTCCCTGTTTTAAGCCCGGCTGCCTCTTCTGCTGCTACAACAGCATTCACTTCTGGTTCAGCTGCTGCTTCATCATCAGGAGGTTTTACTGGTTTTAGTGCTAGCACTTCTATTGGATCGGGCACAACCTCTGGATCATTTTCACTCTCAACAAAAACACCTGCAACTGGTACATCGTCACAACAGCACACAATTTCAACTGCAGCTGCAACTTCCTTTG GTCTGCCTGCTTCAACTTCTACAGCAGCAGCAACTACTAGTACCAGTTCTGCTCCTCAAGCATCAGCATTGGTTGTAGCTTCTAGTAGTGG TACCACTTCAACTGCAACAGCAGGTCTAGCTGCCAAACCAAAATTGCCATCTGAAATCACTGGAAAATCTGTCGAGGAG ATCATCAAGGAGTGGAATACAGAGTTACAGGAACGTACGCGCAAGTTTCAGAAGCAGGCTAGTGCAATTGCTGAGTGGGATAAAAGGATCTTGCAGAATCGTGACATCCTCGTTAGGCTTGAG ACTGAAGTTGCAAAAGTCGTTGAGACACAAGCTAACTTAGAGCGACACTTGGAGCTGATTGAGACTCATCAAGAAGAG GTTGACAAATCGTTGCTAAGTATGGAAGAAGAAGCTGAGCGGATATACAAAGATGAGCGTGCATTGCTTCTTGATGATGAAGCTGCATCTACAAGAGATGCAAT GTACGAGCAAGCAGAGTTTATAGAGAGGGAATTGGAACAGATGACGGAACAGATCAAAGGAATTATTACTACTCTCAATAGAAGCCAG GGTGGGGAACTGGAGGTGACTGATGGAATGTCTCCATTGGATGTCGTCGTTCGTATTTTAAACAATCAACTTAGTTCCTTGATGTGGATTGATGAAAAG GCTGAAGAATTCTCTTCGCGCGTTCAGAAGATTGCTAGCCAAGGTCCTGCAGTGGATCGGCAAATGATGGGCCCTAAGCTTTGGTTGACTTAG
- the LOC113728842 gene encoding carotenoid cleavage dioxygenase 7, chloroplastic — protein MQAKAQNIIPPKFISPAKLPPIPNISLPSNVPQAISITAPSPEVSSAPPDHHPQLVDDKVAAFWDYQFLFVSQRSETAEPITLRIVDGKIPQDFPLGTYYLTGPGLFTDDHGSTVHPLDGHGYLRTFKIDGARGEVEFMARYIQTEAQVEECDRITGQWRFTHRGPFSVLKGGNMVGNTKVMKNVANTSVLRWAGRLFCLWEGGDPYEIESTTLDTLGRFDIINGRHKLLQDEDATPKVDVWDVAAEILKPILYGVFKMPPKRLLSHYKIDGRRKRLLIMSCNAEDMLLPRSNFTFYEFDSNFKLLQSQEFNIPDHLMIHDWAFTDNYYILFGNRIKLDVAGSMTAVCGLSPMISALSLNASKPTSPIYMLPRFPSESNGQRDWKIPIEAPSQMWVLHVGNAFEEERDENGSSKIQIQASGCSYRWFNFQKMFGYDWQSGKLDPSMMNADQDKLLPHLVQVSVSLDASGDCQNCSVNDLNEWRKPSDFPAINQDFSGCKNTFVYAATSSGSRQALPHFPFDTVVKLNVRDKSISTWSTTRRRFIGEPIFVPKGTGGGGEDDGYLLVVEYAVSTQRCYLVILDSKLIGKTNALVARVEVPRHLNFPLGFHGFWESAGDCGFGN, from the exons ATGCAGGCCAAGGCTCAGAATATCATCCCACCAAAGTTCATTTCACCAGCAAAGCTACCTCCAATTCCCAATATTTCATTGCCAAGTAATGTTCCACAAGCCATCTCAATCACTGCACCGAGTCCAGAAGTTTCATCAGCACCTCCCGATCATCATCCTCAACTGGTAGATGACAAAGTGGCTGCCTTCTGGGACTACCAATTCCTCTTTGTTTCACAACGCTCAGAAACAGCTGAGCCCATCACCCTTCGCATTGTCGACGGCAAAATCCCACAAGACTTCCCTTTAGGAACGTATTATCTGACCGGACCGGGGCTCTTCACCGATGATCACGGCTCCACGGTGCACCCTCTGGACGGTCACGGGTACCTCAGAACGTTTAAGATTGATGGGGCTAGAGGAGAAGTGGAGTTCATGGCTAGGTACATCCAGACCGAGGCTCAGGTGGAGGAGTGCGACCGCATCACCGGCCAGTGGCGATTCACTCATCGTGGTCCGTTTTCGGTCTTGAAAGGTGGAAACATGGTTGGAAATACCAAGGTAATGAAAAATGTCGCCAATACAAGTGTGCTGAGATGGGCTGGAAGACTGTTTTGTTTGTGGGAAGGTGGTGATCCTTATGAGATTGAATCTACTACGCTTGATACTCTTGGGAGATTTGACATAATTAATGGCCGCCACAAATTGCTGCAAGATGAAGACGCAACACCAAAGGTGGACGTTTGGGATGTAGCTGCAGAAATCTTGAAACCTATACTATATG GAGTATTCAAGATGCCGCCGAAACGATTATTGTCCCATTACAAGATTGATGGCCGGAGGAAGAGGCTACTCATCATGTCATGCAACGCAGAGGACATGCTTCTGCCACGAAGTAATTTTACCTTCTACG AATTCGACTCGAATTTCAAGTTGCTGCAAAGCCAAGAATTCAACATTCCAGACCATCTGATGATTCATGACTGGGCCTTCACTGATaattattacatattatttgGCAATCGCATCAAGCTGGATGTTGCTG GATCAATGACAGCAGTATGTGGACTATCTCCTATGATATCTGCACTGTCACTAAATGCTAGCAAGCCCACATCTCCCATTTACATGCTCCCTCGATTTCCAAGTGAATCAAATGGACAAAGAGACTGGAAAATTCCCATAGAAGCTCCTTCACAAATGTGGGTGCTTCATGTTGGAAATGCTTTTGAAGAAGAAAGGGATGAGAATGGAAGTTCCAAGATTCAAATTCAAGCAAGTGGTTGCTCCTATCGttggttcaatttccaaaagatgtttg GGTACGACTGGCAAAGTGGAAAACTGGACCCTTCCATGATGAATGCAGATCAAGATAAATTATTGCCTCATCTTGTTCAG GTATCAGTAAGTTTGGATGCAAGTGGGGATTGTCAAAACTGTAGTGTAAACGATTTGAACGAATGGAGGAAACCATCAGATTTTCCTGCGATTAATCAGGATTTCTCAGGCTGCAAGAACACATTTGTGTATGCAGCAACTTCGTCTGGCTCCCGTCAAGCTTTACCACATTTTCCCTTTGACACTGTGGTGAAACTCAATGTTAGAGATAAATCCATTTCCACTTGGTCTACAACCAGACGGAGATTCATTGGTGAGCCAATATTTGTACCGAAAGGAaccggaggaggaggagaagatgaTGGCTATCTCCTTGTGGTGGAA TATGCAGTTTCGACACAAAGGTGCTATCTTGTTATTTTGGACTCCAAACTGATCGGGAAGACCAATGCACTGGTTGCTAGAGTTGAAGTTCCAAGACACTTAAATTTTCCTCTTGGCTTTCATGGATTTTGGGAGTCTGCAGGGGATTGTGGCTTTGGTAATTAA